In one window of Mercurialis annua linkage group LG4, ddMerAnnu1.2, whole genome shotgun sequence DNA:
- the LOC126679177 gene encoding ACT domain-containing protein ACR8-like — MEWSAYLDEYEKLVMKMTTPRVVIDNAVCPTATIVKVDSARKHGILLEAVQVLTDLNLSIKKAYISSDGRWFMDVFHVTDLNGNKLTDESVINYIEQSLGTIHFGRTHDFNGLTALELTGTDRVGLLSEVFAVLADLQCDIVEAKVWTHNGRIASLIYVKDCNSGSPIEDSQHIDRIEARLRNVLKGDNDIRSAKTTVSMAVTHTERRLHQMMFADRDYERKPILKRRADSPVVTVQNWMEKGYSVVNVQCQDRMKLLFDVVCTLTDMEYVVSHGTINTAGNSAYLEFYIKHTDGTPISSEPERQRVIQCIQAAAERRASEGVRLELCAPDKPGLLADVTRTFRENGLNVTTAEISTAIEMAQNVFYVTDGVGNPADSKIIESVRQKIGSSNLKVKELPPLMYHKEDDRDEEGVGGAGTVLLSLGSLVKRNLYNLGLIRSYS, encoded by the exons ATGGAGTGGAGTGCTTATTTAGATGAATATGAAAAGCTTGTCATGAAGATGACCACTCCTAG AGTGGTCATCGACAATGCCGTTTGTCCCACTGCGACAATTGTCAAG GTTGATAGTGCCAGGAAACATGGAATTTTGCTTGAAGCTGTCCAAGTTCTTACAGATCTTAACCTTTCAATTAAAAAAGCTTATATTTCTTCTGATGGAAGATGGTTCATGGATG TTTTTCATGTGACTGATTTAAACGGAAATAAATTAACCGACGAGAGCGTTATTAACTACATTGAGCAG tCACTTGGTACGATTCACTTTGGAAGAACTCATGATTTTAACGGTTTAACTGCGTTAGAACTAACCGGAACTGACCGAGTCGGCCTTCTGTCGGAGGTGTTTGCAGTACTAGCTGACCTTCAGTGTGATATTGTTGAGGCTAAAGTTTGGACTCACAATGGTCGAATTGCTTCTCTAATTTACGTAAAAGATTGTAATTCCGGGTCTCCGATTGAAGACTCACAACATATAGATAGAATCGAGGCTCGTTTGAGGAATGTTCTTAAGGGGGATAATGATATTAGGAGTGCGAAAACAACTGTTTCGATGGCGGTCACACATACAGAGAGACGATTACATCAAATGATGTTTGCTGATCGGGATTATGAACGAAAGCCTATTTTGAAACGCAGAGCTGATTCTCCAGTTGTTACGGTTCAGAATTGGATGGAGAAGGGTTACTCGGTTGTTAATGTTCAATGCCAGGACAGGATGAAACTATTGTTTGATGTTGTATGCACCTTGACAGACATGGAATATGTGGTGTCTCATGGAACTATCAACACTGCCGGAAACAGCGCATATCTG GAATTTTACATTAAACACACTGATGGAACTCCAATTAGCTCAGAGCCCGAAAGGCAGCGTGTAATTCAATGCATACAAGCAGCAGCTGAGAGAAGAGCATCAGAG GGTGTAAGGTTAGAATTATGTGCGCCGGATAAACCAGGACTTTTAGCAGATGTGACCAGAACATTTCGAGAAAATGGCCTAAATGTAACAACGGCAGAGATATCGACTGCAATAGAAATGGCGCAAAACGTATTTTACGTAACTGATGGAGTCGGTAACCCTGCAGATTCGAAGATAATCGAATCTGTTCGACAAAAAATTGGTTCGAGTAATTTAAAAGTGAAGGAATTACCGCCATTGATGTACCATAAAGAGGATGATAGGGATGAGGAAGGTGTAGGAGGAGCAGGGACAGTGTTGTTATCACTTGGAAGCTTAGTAAAAAGGAATCTTTACAATTTGGGATTAATCAGATCATAttcttaa